The genomic DNA CAGGATGGCCTGCCGTTAAAGTTGTTTAATTATTTCTTCGCGAAGTTCTTCAAGTTCCATGTTTTTTGAGAAATAGGCGTCAGCTCCGGCGTCTTCGGCTTTAATTTTCATATCACTCTCTGAAAGCGCTGAAAAAAGAATTATTTTTATTGAATTCAGGGTATTGTCGCTTTTTATGAATTTGCATACGTCATATCCGTTCATTTTTGGCATCATTACGTCTAAAAGCGCAAGCTGTGGAAGGGGGCCGTCTTTAAGCTTTTCCAGAAAGTCCGTCCCGGAGTGCGCTTCTTTTATTTCATAATCCGTATCTTCAAGGGC from Candidatus Goldiibacteriota bacterium includes the following:
- a CDS encoding response regulator, with amino-acid sequence MKNNKTVIYVVDDEPAICRLIRIALEDTDYEIKEAHSGTDFLEKLKDGPLPQLALLDVMMPKMNGYDVCKFIKSDNTLNSIKIILFSALSESDMKIKAEDAGADAYFSKNMELEELREEIIKQL